One genomic region from Actinocatenispora thailandica encodes:
- a CDS encoding DUF2795 domain-containing protein: MTLALATDPTTVTRIEIADHVESAFATGAASRDDLLGAARTAGARPALLAVLGDLPDRPYAELRQLWTDLPEIPIAR, encoded by the coding sequence ATGACGCTTGCGCTTGCCACCGACCCCACCACCGTCACCCGAATCGAGATCGCCGACCACGTCGAGTCGGCGTTCGCCACCGGCGCGGCCAGCCGGGACGACCTGCTCGGCGCCGCCCGTACCGCCGGGGCCCGGCCCGCGCTGCTCGCGGTGCTCGGCGACCTGCCCGACCGCCCGTACGCCGAACTGCGCCAGCTGTGGACCGACCTGCCGGAGATCCCCATCGCCCGCTGA
- the deoD gene encoding purine-nucleoside phosphorylase, protein MSTHIGAERGQIAERVLMPGDPLRAKWIAETFLTDATCYSTVRNMFGFTGTYRGVPVSVQGSGMGIPSISIYAHELINDYGAKTLVRVGSCGALADSLRLRDVIAAIGASTDSAINRQRFDGVIDYAPVADFGLLRGAVDAAAGRDVDVRVGQVLSADVFYSDRPDLPERLAGYGVLAVEMEAAALYTLAAKFDVRALALLTVSDHIVRGEALPAADRERSFSQMVEIALDTVTADA, encoded by the coding sequence ATGAGTACGCACATCGGGGCGGAGCGCGGGCAGATCGCGGAGCGGGTGCTGATGCCGGGCGACCCGCTGCGGGCGAAGTGGATCGCGGAGACCTTCCTCACCGACGCGACCTGCTATTCGACCGTGCGCAACATGTTCGGCTTCACCGGTACCTACCGCGGGGTGCCGGTGTCGGTGCAGGGATCCGGGATGGGCATCCCGTCGATCTCCATCTACGCGCACGAGCTGATCAACGACTACGGCGCGAAGACCCTGGTACGGGTGGGCAGCTGCGGCGCGCTGGCCGACTCGCTGCGGCTGCGGGACGTGATCGCGGCGATCGGCGCGAGTACCGACTCGGCGATCAACCGGCAGCGGTTCGACGGCGTGATCGACTACGCCCCGGTGGCCGACTTCGGGCTGCTGCGTGGCGCGGTGGACGCGGCGGCCGGGCGCGACGTCGACGTCAGGGTCGGCCAGGTGCTGTCCGCGGACGTGTTCTACAGCGACCGGCCGGACCTGCCGGAGCGGCTCGCCGGCTACGGCGTGCTGGCGGTGGAGATGGAGGCGGCGGCGCTGTACACGCTGGCCGCGAAGTTCGACGTCCGGGCGCTGGCGCTGCTGACCGTGTCCGACCACATCGTGCGCGGCGAGGCGCTGCCGGCGGCCGACCGGGAGCGGTCGTTCTCCCAGATGGTCGAGATCGCCCTGGACACCGTCACCGCCGACGCCTGA
- the aroA gene encoding 3-phosphoshikimate 1-carboxyvinyltransferase, with the protein MTDPAVRLVEPLAAAPDAEVTIPGSKSVTNRALLCAALADGTSTLAGALFADDTAAMVGVLRGLGVEVRTDEAAARMVVAGAGRGVGAEPATVDARKSGATSRFVLPAAALTAAPVVVDGAAQLRARPFGPLLDAMVELGAAVRPLAAPGYLPVEVAGPIRGGEVTIPGHLSSQFLSGLMLAAPLLPGGLRVRVSTPLVSVPYVRMTARVMAAFGATGADVTESCVVVPAGSYRGVAYRVEPDASAASYFFAAAAITGGRITVPGLGPDALQGDVAFVDVLAKMGAAVERGRDAITVRGTGTLHGIDVDMADISDTAQTLAAVAVHADSPTRVRGIGFIRRKETDRIGAVVTELRRAGIDATEDEDGFTIHPGTPRPTTFATYDDHRMAMSLALLGLGTPGIGIADPGCVAKTFPTYFEVLDSLR; encoded by the coding sequence ATGACCGACCCCGCGGTGCGGCTGGTCGAGCCGCTGGCCGCCGCGCCGGACGCCGAAGTCACGATCCCCGGTTCGAAGAGCGTGACGAACCGGGCGTTGCTGTGCGCGGCGCTCGCCGACGGCACCAGTACCCTCGCCGGCGCGCTGTTCGCCGACGACACCGCGGCGATGGTGGGTGTGCTGCGCGGCCTCGGGGTCGAGGTGCGCACCGACGAGGCCGCCGCCCGGATGGTGGTGGCCGGGGCGGGCCGTGGCGTCGGTGCCGAGCCGGCCACCGTGGACGCCCGGAAGTCCGGTGCGACCTCGCGGTTCGTCCTGCCGGCGGCGGCCCTGACCGCGGCGCCGGTGGTGGTCGACGGTGCCGCGCAGCTGCGGGCCCGGCCGTTCGGGCCGCTGCTCGACGCGATGGTGGAGCTGGGTGCGGCGGTCCGGCCGTTGGCCGCACCCGGCTACCTGCCGGTCGAGGTGGCCGGGCCGATCCGGGGTGGCGAGGTGACGATCCCGGGGCACCTGTCGAGCCAGTTCCTGTCCGGGTTGATGCTCGCCGCGCCGCTGCTGCCGGGCGGTCTGCGCGTCCGGGTGTCCACCCCGCTCGTCTCCGTGCCGTACGTGCGGATGACGGCGCGGGTGATGGCCGCGTTCGGCGCGACCGGGGCCGACGTGACCGAGTCGTGTGTGGTCGTGCCGGCCGGGTCGTACCGGGGTGTCGCCTACCGGGTCGAGCCGGACGCGAGCGCCGCATCGTACTTCTTCGCGGCGGCGGCGATCACCGGCGGCCGGATCACCGTGCCGGGCCTCGGCCCGGACGCGCTGCAGGGCGACGTCGCGTTCGTCGACGTACTGGCGAAGATGGGCGCCGCGGTCGAGCGCGGCCGGGACGCGATCACCGTCCGCGGTACCGGCACCCTGCACGGCATCGACGTCGACATGGCCGACATCTCGGACACCGCGCAGACGCTCGCCGCGGTCGCGGTGCACGCCGACTCGCCGACCCGGGTGCGCGGGATCGGCTTCATCCGGCGCAAGGAGACCGACCGGATCGGCGCGGTCGTCACCGAGCTGCGCCGGGCCGGCATCGACGCCACCGAGGACGAGGACGGCTTCACCATCCACCCCGGCACGCCGCGGCCGACGACGTTCGCCACCTACGACGATCACCGGATGGCGATGAGCCTCGCCCTGCTCGGCCTCGGCACCCCCGGCATCGGCATCGCCGACCCCGGCTGCGTGGCCAAGACCTTCCCGACCTACTTCGAGGTCCTCGACTCGCTCCGCTGA
- a CDS encoding nucleoside deaminase, producing the protein MRRALAVAAAAPAGDVPIGAVVVDADGVELAAAANEREAVGDPTAHAEILALRRAAAVRGEWRLTGCTLAVTLEPCTMCAGALVLARVDTVVFGAWDPKAGAVGSLWDVVRDRRLNHRPEVYPEVLADECGALLRSFFGR; encoded by the coding sequence ATGCGTCGCGCGCTCGCGGTGGCGGCGGCCGCACCGGCCGGCGACGTACCGATCGGTGCGGTCGTCGTCGATGCGGACGGCGTGGAGCTCGCCGCGGCCGCCAACGAGCGGGAGGCGGTCGGCGATCCGACCGCGCACGCCGAGATACTCGCGCTGCGCCGTGCCGCCGCGGTACGGGGCGAGTGGCGGCTGACCGGCTGCACGCTCGCGGTGACCCTGGAGCCGTGCACGATGTGCGCCGGTGCGCTGGTGCTGGCCCGGGTCGACACGGTGGTGTTCGGCGCCTGGGATCCGAAGGCCGGCGCGGTCGGGTCGCTCTGGGACGTGGTCCGGGACCGCCGCCTCAACCACCGCCCCGAGGTGTACCCGGAGGTGCTCGCCGACGAGTGCGGCGCGCTGCTGCGGTCCTTCTTCGGCCGCTGA
- a CDS encoding DUF4259 domain-containing protein translates to MGAWDTGIFDNDGAGDLHAELLTAAPAGRADVLRSAFALPCEEYVEVDEGQRALAAAAVVSAAAAGTDLTAYGRSLPAADLPAATPELVALARAAVDRVLGADSEWRELWDEAELGADAFSAAAKLRAGLS, encoded by the coding sequence ATGGGTGCCTGGGACACCGGGATCTTCGACAACGACGGTGCCGGGGATTTGCACGCGGAGTTGCTGACCGCCGCGCCGGCGGGGCGGGCCGACGTGCTGCGGTCGGCGTTCGCGCTGCCCTGCGAGGAGTACGTCGAGGTCGACGAGGGGCAGCGGGCGCTGGCCGCCGCCGCGGTGGTGTCCGCCGCAGCCGCCGGCACCGACCTCACCGCGTACGGGCGGAGCCTGCCCGCCGCCGACCTCCCGGCAGCGACCCCGGAGCTGGTGGCGCTCGCCCGCGCCGCGGTCGACCGGGTCCTCGGCGCCGACTCGGAGTGGCGCGAGCTGTGGGACGAGGCGGAGCTTGGCGCCGACGCGTTCAGCGCCGCCGCCAAGCTCCGCGCCGGTCTCAGCTGA
- a CDS encoding S53 family peptidase, with protein MIGTVRRGRTLRRTLAGAALAALAVGMVAAATPASAQTPSTGLHTACSVAGPGAARCLAEYRATGRTRHDAMRADATPDGFGAKDLRAAYGLPAQGGTGTVAIVDAYGYPTAAKDLAAYRKQYGLPACTVQSGCLRIVNQQGDTSPLPEPDSGWGVETALDLQLASAACPSCRLLLVQGDDASLDALGTSVDTAVRLGASVVSNSYGTDEFNGMSDYAHYYQHSGVPITVSSGDAGFVAASFPAVLTSTIAVGGTTLTKADNARGWSESAWSGAGSGCSAYIDKPSWQRDENCSMRTVADVSAVADPATGVAVYDTYGLGADAGWLVVGGTSAASPFVAGVIALAGHPSTVTPKRLYGEPTAFHDAVGGSNGYCGGDYLCTGVQGYDGPTGLGTPKGVTPFE; from the coding sequence ATGATCGGAACGGTTCGCCGCGGAAGAACGCTTCGCCGCACCCTGGCGGGCGCCGCGCTCGCCGCCCTGGCCGTCGGGATGGTCGCCGCGGCCACCCCGGCCTCGGCCCAGACCCCGTCGACCGGGCTGCACACGGCGTGTTCGGTGGCCGGGCCGGGCGCGGCCCGCTGCCTTGCCGAGTACCGGGCCACCGGGCGGACGCGGCACGACGCGATGCGCGCCGACGCGACCCCGGACGGGTTCGGCGCGAAGGACCTGCGCGCCGCGTACGGGCTGCCGGCCCAGGGCGGCACCGGCACGGTGGCGATCGTCGACGCGTACGGCTACCCGACCGCCGCGAAGGACCTGGCCGCCTACCGCAAGCAGTACGGGCTGCCCGCGTGCACGGTGCAGTCGGGCTGCCTGCGCATCGTCAACCAGCAGGGCGACACGTCTCCGCTGCCCGAGCCGGACTCCGGTTGGGGTGTGGAGACCGCGCTGGACCTGCAGCTGGCGTCCGCCGCCTGCCCGAGTTGCAGGCTGCTGCTGGTGCAGGGCGACGACGCCAGCCTGGACGCGCTCGGCACCTCGGTGGACACCGCGGTACGGCTCGGCGCCTCGGTGGTGTCGAACAGCTACGGCACCGACGAGTTCAACGGGATGTCCGACTACGCGCACTACTACCAGCACAGCGGGGTTCCGATCACGGTGTCGTCCGGCGACGCCGGGTTCGTCGCCGCGTCCTTCCCGGCGGTACTCACGTCCACGATCGCGGTCGGCGGCACCACCCTGACGAAGGCGGACAACGCGCGCGGCTGGTCCGAGAGCGCCTGGTCCGGCGCGGGCAGCGGCTGCTCGGCCTACATCGACAAGCCGTCCTGGCAGCGGGACGAGAACTGCTCGATGCGCACCGTCGCGGACGTCTCCGCGGTCGCCGACCCGGCCACCGGCGTCGCCGTCTACGACACGTACGGGCTCGGCGCGGACGCGGGCTGGCTGGTGGTGGGCGGCACCAGCGCGGCGTCGCCGTTCGTGGCCGGCGTGATCGCGCTGGCCGGGCACCCGTCGACGGTGACCCCGAAGCGGCTGTACGGCGAGCCGACGGCGTTCCACGACGCGGTCGGCGGGTCGAACGGCTACTGCGGCGGCGACTACCTGTGCACCGGCGTCCAGGGGTACGACGGCCCGACCGGCCTCGGTACCCCGAAGGGCGTGACGCCCTTCGAGTGA
- a CDS encoding pyridoxal phosphate-dependent aminotransferase — MSSLIDTSVRYDLAESTCPALRLDEIVDPTGLAALTLGYGTSPGDAELRALVAADTGVRPGQVLLTTGAAGAMSLLALDRTPGRVLVVGPCFPPTGTVPAGLGAAVDVVSARFDDGYRLPIDAVAARLTGTTRLVSLASPQNPSGVRYSGEELAALLDVVAERAAPDAIVLVDETYRACTYGAAPVPPSAAPRSPRVVTCSSLSKAHGAPGLRLGWLTVTDAELYERLRNAKFLTSISGARIDEVLGAAVLRRQREILAPRAAFLAGTLATLTAWVETAPVDLVRPDGGALCCLRLSPEEIPDRAVPAFYARLAELDTRVEPGGTFGEPDRVFRLGFGHLPEPDFAEALTRLGAAVDAAATRAR; from the coding sequence ATGTCGAGCCTGATCGACACCTCGGTCCGGTACGACCTGGCCGAGAGCACCTGCCCGGCACTGCGGCTCGACGAGATCGTCGACCCGACCGGCCTCGCCGCGCTGACCCTCGGCTACGGCACCTCGCCCGGCGACGCCGAGCTGCGGGCGCTCGTCGCCGCCGACACCGGGGTACGGCCGGGCCAGGTCCTGCTGACGACCGGCGCCGCCGGCGCGATGTCGCTGCTCGCCCTCGACCGGACGCCCGGCCGGGTACTCGTGGTCGGCCCCTGCTTCCCACCGACCGGTACGGTGCCCGCCGGGCTCGGCGCCGCGGTCGACGTGGTGTCGGCGCGCTTCGACGACGGGTACCGGCTGCCGATCGACGCCGTCGCGGCCCGGTTGACCGGCACGACCCGGCTGGTCTCGCTCGCCTCCCCGCAGAACCCGTCCGGGGTGCGCTACTCCGGCGAGGAGCTGGCGGCGCTGCTCGACGTGGTCGCCGAACGCGCCGCACCGGACGCGATCGTGCTGGTCGACGAGACCTACCGGGCCTGCACGTACGGCGCCGCGCCGGTGCCGCCGTCCGCGGCGCCGCGCTCGCCCCGGGTGGTCACCTGCTCGTCGCTGTCCAAGGCGCACGGCGCGCCCGGCCTGCGGCTCGGCTGGCTGACCGTCACCGACGCCGAGCTGTACGAGCGGCTGCGGAACGCGAAGTTCCTCACCTCGATCTCCGGCGCCCGCATCGACGAGGTGCTCGGCGCCGCCGTACTGCGCCGGCAGCGGGAGATCCTCGCCCCGCGGGCCGCGTTCCTCGCCGGTACCCTCGCCACGCTGACCGCCTGGGTCGAGACCGCACCGGTCGACCTGGTCCGGCCGGACGGCGGCGCGCTGTGCTGCCTCCGGCTGTCCCCGGAGGAGATCCCGGACCGCGCGGTACCCGCGTTCTACGCGCGGCTGGCCGAACTGGACACCCGCGTCGAGCCCGGCGGCACGTTCGGCGAGCCGGACCGGGTGTTCCGGCTCGGCTTCGGCCACCTGCCCGAGCCGGACTTCGCCGAGGCGCTGACCCGGCTCGGCGCCGCCGTCGACGCCGCGGCGACCCGCGCCCGCTGA
- a CDS encoding nitroreductase family deazaflavin-dependent oxidoreductase, with translation MGAGEVPPTGTCDLTTVGRRSGQRRRVEIWYLTVDGETVITGTPGARNWLANLRACPRAVLHLRSPDRDVEVAAAEVIEQAKRRRITAEAFRLQPWYAEQPYSVEDWVAGAPMVVLTSVPPRAPKGS, from the coding sequence GTGGGAGCAGGCGAGGTTCCGCCAACGGGCACGTGCGACCTGACCACCGTGGGCCGCCGAAGCGGTCAGCGCCGCCGGGTGGAGATCTGGTACCTGACCGTCGACGGCGAGACGGTGATAACCGGGACACCCGGCGCCCGCAACTGGCTCGCGAACCTGCGGGCCTGTCCTCGGGCGGTACTGCACCTCCGCAGTCCCGATCGTGACGTCGAAGTCGCGGCCGCAGAAGTGATCGAGCAGGCGAAGCGTCGCCGGATCACGGCCGAAGCCTTCCGCCTTCAGCCCTGGTACGCCGAACAGCCGTACTCCGTCGAGGACTGGGTGGCCGGCGCGCCGATGGTGGTGCTGACGAGCGTGCCCCCGCGTGCCCCAAAGGGCAGCTGA
- the idi gene encoding isopentenyl-diphosphate Delta-isomerase produces MPENREVHPVELVDAAGQAIGTCTVAEAHTLPGRHHRAYSVLLAGPDGVLLQRRAEVKTRFPLRWSNTCCGHPAPNGDLAAAAAQRLAEEMGVTGVELREVGEFDYRAEDAATNRVEDEHDHVLVGYVDGATPEPDPTEVAQWRWVPLPELRAAVAADPDSYTPWLSGVLRLAEPAVLNT; encoded by the coding sequence ATGCCGGAAAACCGGGAAGTACACCCCGTCGAACTGGTCGATGCGGCGGGCCAGGCGATCGGCACCTGCACCGTGGCCGAGGCGCACACGCTGCCCGGCCGGCACCACCGCGCCTACTCGGTACTGCTCGCCGGGCCGGACGGGGTGCTGCTGCAACGCCGTGCCGAGGTGAAGACCCGGTTCCCGCTCCGCTGGTCGAACACCTGCTGCGGGCACCCGGCCCCGAACGGCGACCTGGCCGCGGCGGCGGCACAGCGGCTCGCCGAGGAGATGGGCGTCACCGGGGTCGAGCTGCGCGAGGTCGGCGAGTTCGACTACCGCGCCGAGGACGCCGCGACCAACCGGGTCGAGGACGAGCACGACCACGTCCTCGTCGGGTACGTCGACGGGGCGACCCCGGAACCGGACCCGACCGAGGTGGCGCAGTGGCGATGGGTGCCGCTGCCGGAGCTGCGGGCGGCGGTGGCTGCCGACCCCGACTCGTACACGCCGTGGCTGTCCGGGGTCCTCCGGCTCGCCGAACCCGCCGTCCTGAACACCTGA
- a CDS encoding TIGR01777 family oxidoreductase, giving the protein MHSFTAETSLPHPVREVFDWHTRPGAIRRLLPPWEPVTVAQEAPDLAEGAEAILRLAGPPASIAPRWVARHTALEPPHEFTDVQISGPFDSWRHRHVFDETDTGCDLRDEVSYQLPLGSAGELAAGQVQARLRRMFAYRHRQLADDLAAHAAAGSAPLTVAVAGASGLIGQALTAFLTTGGHRVIRLVRRTPRVPDEVFWDPERASLDPDALRPADAVVNLAGAPIAGRFTHAHKDAVRRSRILGTGLLARTLATLRREDAGPRVFVSGSAIGYYGAERGTERVDEQSGPGTDFLATLCREWEAAAGPAREAGVRVVQVRTGVVQSPAGGMLRYQLPQFLAAAGGRLGPGDQWLSWVSIDDIVGIFHHALTNDEISGPVNGTAPAPVTNASYTATLARVLHRPAVLPVPAFAPRLLLGGEGAQLTVLASQNAHPDVLARSGYRFRQPDLESCLRHVLGRV; this is encoded by the coding sequence GTGCACAGTTTCACTGCCGAGACGTCGCTGCCACATCCGGTCCGGGAGGTGTTCGACTGGCACACCCGGCCGGGCGCCATCCGCCGGCTGCTGCCGCCCTGGGAGCCGGTCACGGTGGCGCAGGAGGCGCCGGACCTGGCCGAGGGCGCGGAGGCGATCCTGCGGCTGGCCGGTCCACCGGCGTCGATCGCGCCGCGGTGGGTGGCGCGGCACACCGCGCTGGAGCCGCCGCACGAGTTCACCGACGTGCAGATCTCCGGGCCGTTCGACAGCTGGCGGCACCGGCACGTGTTCGATGAGACCGACACCGGCTGCGACCTGCGCGACGAGGTGTCGTACCAGCTCCCGCTCGGCTCGGCCGGTGAACTCGCCGCCGGGCAGGTGCAGGCGCGGCTGCGGCGGATGTTCGCCTACCGGCACCGGCAGCTCGCCGACGACCTGGCCGCGCACGCCGCGGCCGGCAGCGCGCCACTGACGGTGGCGGTGGCGGGCGCGTCCGGGCTGATCGGGCAGGCGCTCACGGCGTTCCTGACCACCGGCGGGCACCGGGTGATCCGGCTGGTCCGCCGCACCCCGCGGGTACCCGACGAGGTGTTCTGGGATCCCGAACGCGCGTCGCTCGACCCCGACGCGCTGCGGCCCGCGGACGCGGTGGTCAACCTCGCCGGTGCGCCGATCGCCGGCCGGTTCACCCACGCGCACAAGGACGCGGTGCGCCGCAGCCGGATCCTCGGTACCGGGCTGCTCGCCCGCACGCTCGCCACGCTGCGCCGGGAGGATGCCGGGCCGCGGGTGTTCGTGTCCGGCTCGGCGATCGGCTACTACGGGGCGGAGCGCGGCACCGAGCGGGTCGACGAGCAGTCCGGTCCCGGTACCGACTTCCTCGCCACGTTGTGCCGGGAGTGGGAGGCCGCCGCCGGGCCGGCGCGCGAGGCCGGCGTGCGGGTGGTGCAGGTACGCACCGGGGTGGTGCAGTCGCCGGCCGGCGGGATGCTCCGGTACCAGCTGCCGCAGTTCCTGGCCGCGGCCGGCGGCCGGCTCGGGCCGGGCGACCAGTGGCTGTCCTGGGTGTCGATCGACGACATCGTCGGGATCTTCCACCACGCGCTGACCAACGACGAGATCTCCGGCCCGGTCAACGGAACGGCACCGGCGCCGGTCACCAACGCCTCGTACACCGCGACGCTCGCCCGGGTGCTGCACCGACCGGCGGTGCTGCCGGTACCGGCGTTCGCGCCACGGCTGCTGCTCGGCGGCGAGGGTGCCCAGCTGACCGTACTGGCCAGCCAGAACGCGCACCCCGACGTGCTGGCGCGCAGCGGCTACCGGTTCCGCCAGCCGGACCTGGAGTCCTGCCTGCGCCACGTCCTCGGCCGCGTCTGA
- a CDS encoding phytoene/squalene synthase family protein produces the protein MAAAYRRCQVLHRRHGRTYYLATMLLPGWKRRHVHALYGFSRYADDTVDRGGPVAARESALRAFTARFEAGLAGEPVTDPILPAVLHTIRVFDLDVADFRTFLASMAMDLTVTDYPRWADVCGYMAGSAAAIGSMMLPILGTERVPVAAAREAARGLGVAFQLTNFIRDVREDLDRGRVYLPGEDLARFGVTRSALAAPVADGAVRALIAFEVARAHELYEAALPGIELLSRSARPGIRAAAVLYRGILDEVARADFDVLSRRARVPRRRRAAVAARELARLAW, from the coding sequence CTGGCCGCGGCGTACCGCCGGTGCCAGGTCCTGCACCGACGGCACGGGCGGACGTACTACCTGGCCACGATGTTGCTGCCGGGGTGGAAGCGGCGACACGTGCACGCGCTGTACGGGTTCAGCCGGTACGCCGACGACACGGTGGATCGTGGTGGCCCGGTCGCGGCGCGGGAGTCCGCGCTGCGCGCGTTCACCGCACGGTTCGAGGCGGGGCTGGCCGGAGAACCGGTGACCGATCCGATCCTGCCGGCGGTGCTGCACACCATCCGGGTGTTCGACCTGGACGTCGCCGACTTCCGGACGTTCCTCGCCAGCATGGCGATGGATTTGACGGTGACCGACTATCCGCGCTGGGCCGACGTCTGCGGGTACATGGCCGGCTCGGCGGCGGCGATCGGGTCGATGATGCTGCCGATCCTCGGTACCGAGCGGGTTCCGGTCGCCGCGGCCCGGGAGGCGGCGCGCGGGCTCGGGGTGGCGTTCCAGCTGACGAACTTCATCCGGGACGTCCGCGAGGACCTGGACCGGGGCCGGGTGTACCTGCCGGGCGAGGACCTGGCCCGCTTCGGCGTGACCCGGTCGGCGCTGGCCGCGCCGGTGGCGGACGGCGCGGTTCGGGCGCTGATCGCGTTCGAGGTTGCCCGCGCGCACGAGTTGTACGAGGCCGCGCTGCCGGGAATCGAGCTGCTGAGCCGGTCGGCGCGACCGGGTATCCGCGCCGCGGCCGTGCTCTACCGGGGGATTCTCGACGAGGTGGCCCGCGCCGACTTCGACGTGCTGTCCCGCCGGGCCCGGGTGCCCCGCCGGCGCCGTGCCGCCGTTGCCGCCCGCGAACTCGCCCGCCTGGCCTGGTGA
- a CDS encoding polysaccharide deacetylase family protein has protein sequence MVVAALGLMLLPAGCGSAPARAGGPAAARPRAHSPSPTASPSPSVQAKLVESTTPPRGGDGPSGSLRTTGTSAVALTFDDGPSPVWTPKVLALLKHYHLHATFCLIGEQVKEYPKLVARIAADGHTLCNHSWDHDEYMSQRSTKYIRSELTRTTAAIRHAVPGATVRYYRQPGGNWSKRIVRISRTLGMAPLDWSVDPSDWQRPPARSIIANVKSHTGRGSIVLMHDGGGDRSHTCAALRTLLPYLSRRYDLIRL, from the coding sequence ATGGTGGTGGCGGCGCTGGGGCTGATGCTGCTGCCTGCGGGCTGTGGCAGTGCACCCGCGCGTGCGGGCGGGCCGGCCGCCGCCCGGCCGCGGGCGCATTCGCCCTCGCCGACCGCCAGCCCGTCACCGAGCGTGCAGGCGAAGCTGGTCGAGTCGACCACGCCACCGCGCGGCGGGGACGGCCCCAGCGGGTCGCTGCGGACTACCGGAACCTCCGCGGTCGCCCTCACCTTCGACGACGGACCCAGCCCGGTGTGGACGCCGAAGGTGCTGGCGTTGCTGAAGCACTACCACCTGCACGCGACGTTCTGCCTGATCGGCGAGCAGGTCAAGGAGTATCCGAAGCTGGTCGCGCGGATCGCCGCCGACGGCCACACGCTCTGCAACCACTCCTGGGACCACGACGAGTACATGTCCCAGCGGTCCACCAAGTACATCCGGTCCGAGCTGACCCGGACCACCGCGGCGATCCGGCACGCCGTACCCGGAGCTACGGTGCGTTACTACCGGCAGCCGGGCGGGAACTGGTCGAAGCGCATCGTCCGGATCTCCCGCACGCTCGGGATGGCACCGCTGGACTGGTCGGTGGACCCGTCCGACTGGCAGCGGCCACCGGCCCGGTCGATCATCGCGAACGTGAAATCGCACACCGGCCGTGGCTCCATCGTGCTGATGCACGACGGCGGTGGCGACCGGTCCCACACCTGCGCCGCGCTGCGCACCCTGCTGCCGTACCTTTCCCGCCGGTACGACCTGATTCGGCTCTAG
- a CDS encoding cupin domain-containing protein gives MQKSSLTALAREQLAAALRSANGRSASTVYGGHERRLRQTVIGLTAGEVLSDHDNPGEATVLVLSGRIRLAADEVSWDGAEGDLITVPHARHNVTALEDSAILLTAVPLR, from the coding sequence ATGCAGAAGTCGTCACTGACCGCCCTGGCCCGCGAGCAGCTGGCCGCCGCGCTGCGGTCCGCCAACGGCCGCAGCGCGTCCACCGTGTACGGCGGGCACGAGCGACGGTTGCGCCAGACGGTGATCGGGCTGACCGCGGGCGAGGTGCTCAGCGATCACGACAACCCGGGCGAGGCCACCGTCCTCGTGCTGTCCGGCCGGATCCGGCTCGCCGCCGACGAGGTGTCCTGGGACGGCGCGGAGGGCGACCTGATCACCGTGCCGCACGCCCGGCACAACGTCACCGCCCTGGAGGACTCCGCCATCCTCCTCACGGCCGTCCCCCTCCGCTGA
- a CDS encoding HIT family protein — translation MFNHAPEGYRCRFCGVLAGVDNPRNTQRDIVCRTDKAAALISPRWWPNNHGHVLVIPTAHHENLYDLPDEYGHAIHDLVRRIAIAMRHTYGCDGISTRQHNEPAGNQDVWHFHRHVFPRYHGDELYRSAPEERMASAEERWPYAQKLRTHLDATPPN, via the coding sequence GTGTTCAATCACGCACCCGAGGGCTACCGCTGCCGGTTCTGCGGCGTGCTCGCCGGCGTCGACAACCCGAGGAACACGCAACGAGACATCGTCTGCCGCACCGACAAGGCGGCAGCGCTGATCTCACCGCGGTGGTGGCCCAACAACCACGGCCACGTGCTGGTGATACCGACCGCGCACCACGAGAACCTGTACGACCTGCCCGACGAGTACGGGCACGCCATCCACGACCTGGTTCGCCGGATCGCGATCGCGATGCGCCACACGTACGGCTGCGACGGCATCTCGACCCGGCAGCACAACGAACCGGCCGGCAACCAGGACGTCTGGCACTTCCACCGGCACGTGTTCCCGCGCTACCACGGCGACGAGCTGTACCGCTCGGCGCCCGAGGAGCGGATGGCATCGGCCGAGGAGCGCTGGCCCTACGCACAGAAGCTCCGCACCCACCTCGACGCGACCCCGCCCAACTGA